The Sebastes fasciatus isolate fSebFas1 chromosome 13, fSebFas1.pri, whole genome shotgun sequence genome includes a region encoding these proteins:
- the LOC141780196 gene encoding uncharacterized protein LOC141780196 isoform X1, which yields MDPMDWLEEDELLRFFRRHKTEMSLMENPHTFLNQLRDHDLVPEDHYKEVSRMKSKDNIKKGLYGILDWLEKERSKSIKNFWRCVFREKILNQYPTLRELRNSLMDGSFQFETQEPETVETEETDEGKRKDLSDDEEGEENQASSVKKKMKLRSEKSVCDDEEEQAGPSSRSSPRKKSPKTSPLKKGEKNDIWTWTMFKHQFPVTCGQKGGILNRDRLAKGEECIAVEKQWFTPNEFQTFAGRKSCKNWKWSIRCKDTSLGKLIKEGHLKAGNYRRKCKKAKTSLFPSGDVVTVSEEEEDKDEDEDEDCDQDKEDQISSSSKESSMAVTDEEGEEQPEQQPEASPDSGRKVFKVTCGDLAGTLHKKRFASGTRGKSIRTETSWMSPVEFMKEASCPTDASWRKDIKYEGEPLSVLLEANILSTDSPNCTCRNCKPSVIDLESQEKDDECSICKSEEEELVVCDHCPRSFHQKCHLPHLEDTIFGDGSKWMCTFCVFRTYRESSYRDELEREAVMSRQILQSILQCQYLLLYLSSAEEQRFASNRCLHLQNYSTVIKTPMWLGNIADKLQEQLYKTVGEFVSDVQLIFTNCASYNRDNAEYLAAGNRLKELFDGEMKSVFNISE from the exons ATGGACCCGATGGACTGGCTGGAGGAGGACGAACTGCTGCGGTTCTTCCGCCGTCACAAAACCGAGATGTCCTTAATGGAGAACCCGCACACGTTCCTCAACCAGCTCCGGGACCACGACCTGGTCCCAGAGGACCACTACAAG GAGGTGAGTCGCATGAAGAGTAAAGACAACATTAAGAAAGGTCTTTATGGGATTCTGGACTGGTTGGAGAAAGAACGATCAAAGAGCATCAAAAATTTCTGGAGGTGCGTCTTCAGGGAGAAAATCCTGAACCAGTACCCAACCCTGCGAGAGCTGCGCAACAGCCTCATGGACG GGTCTTTCCAATTTGAGACACAAGAGCCCGAGACGGTGGAAACGGAAGAGACGGACGAGGGGAAAAGGAAGGATCTTTCAGATGacgaggagggggaggagaatCAAGCGAGCTCAGTGAAAAAGAAGATGAAACTGAGAAGTGAAAAGAGCGTGTGCGATGATGAGGAAGAGCAGGCCGGTCCATCATCTCGCTCGTCTCCAAGGAAAAAGTCCCCAAAAA ccTCTCCACtgaagaagggagagaagaaTGACATTTGGACCTGGACCATGTTTAAGCACCAGTTCCCTGTGACCTGTGGACAAAAGGGGGGGATACTGAACAGAGACAGACTGGCTAAAG GGGAGGAGTGCATTGCGGTCGAGAAACAGTGGTTTACTCCCAATGAATTTCAGACGTTTGCGGGAAGGAAGAGCTGCAAGAACTGGAAGTGGAGCATTCGATGTAAGGACACCTCCCTGGGAAAACTTATAAAG GAAGGTCACCTGAAAGCAGGAAATTACAGAAGAAAGTGtaaaaag GCCAAGACATCATTGTTCCCATCTGGTGATGTAGTTACAG TgtctgaggaagaagaagataaagatgaagatgaagatgaggacTGTGATCAGGACAAGGAAGACCAGATTTCCTCAAGCAGCAAAGAAAGTTCCATGGCTGTCACAG atgaagaaggagaggaaCAACCTGAGCAGCAGCCAGAAGCCAGCCCTGACAGCGGCAGGAAGGTTTTCAAAGTCACATGTGGCGATTTAGCCGGGACCTTACACAAGAAACGATTTGCATCAG GCACTCGTGGGAAGAGTATTCGTACTGAGACGAGCTGGATGAGCCCAGTGGAGTTCATGAAGGAGGCGTCATGTCCGACAGATGCCTCCTGGAGGAAAGACATCAAGTACGAAGGGGAACCACTCAGTGTCCTCTTAGAG GCGAACATCTTGAGTACCGACTCACCGAACTGTACCTGCAGAAATTGCAAACCAAGTGTTATCGACCTG GAGAGTCAGGAAAAAGATGACGAGTGCAGCATCTGTAAAAGTGAGGAAGAAGAGTTGGTGGTGTGCGATCACTGCCCTCGCTCCTTCCACCAGAAATGTCACCTGCCTCATTTAGAAGACACCATTTTCGG ggaCGGTAGTAAATGGATGTGTACGTTCTGTGTATTCAGAACCTACCGAGAGTCGAGTTACAGGGACGAGCTGGAAAGAGAAGCGGTCATGTCTCGCCAAATATTGCAAAGCATCCTG CAATGCCAGTATCTCCTTCTGTATCTGTCCAGCGCTGAGGAACAAAGATTTGCTTCAAACCGATGCCTCCAT TTGCAGAACTACTCCACGGTGATCAAGACTCCGATGTGGCTGGGTAACATAGCAGACAAACTCCAGGAGCAACTCTACAAGACCGTTGGAGAGTTTGTGTCCGACGTCCAGCTTATTTTCACCAACTGTGCTTCATACAACCGA GACAATGCTGAATACCTCGCGGCAGGAAACAGACTGAAGGAGTTATTTGACGGAGAAATGAAGAGTGTGTTCAACATCAGTGAATAG
- the LOC141780196 gene encoding uncharacterized protein LOC141780196 isoform X2 → MDPMDWLEEDELLRFFRRHKTEMSLMENPHTFLNQLRDHDLVPEDHYKEVSRMKSKDNIKKGLYGILDWLEKERSKSIKNFWRCVFREKILNQYPTLRELRNSLMDGSFQFETQEPETVETEETDEGKRKDLSDDEEGEENQASSVKKKMKLRSEKSVCDDEEEQAGPSSRSSPRKKSPKTSPLKKGEKNDIWTWTMFKHQFPVTCGQKGGILNRDRLAKGEECIAVEKQWFTPNEFQTFAGRKSCKNWKWSIRCKDTSLGKLIKEGHLKAGNYRRKCKKAKTSLFPSGDVVTVSEEEEDKDEDEDEDCDQDKEDQISSSSKESSMAVTDEEGEEQPEQQPEASPDSGRKVFKVTCGDLAGTLHKKRFASGTRGKSIRTETSWMSPVEFMKEASCPTDASWRKDIKYEGEPLSVLLEANILSTDSPNCTCRNCKPSVIDLESQEKDDECSICKSEEEELVVCDHCPRSFHQKCHLPHLEDTIFGTYRESSYRDELEREAVMSRQILQSILQCQYLLLYLSSAEEQRFASNRCLHLQNYSTVIKTPMWLGNIADKLQEQLYKTVGEFVSDVQLIFTNCASYNRDNAEYLAAGNRLKELFDGEMKSVFNISE, encoded by the exons ATGGACCCGATGGACTGGCTGGAGGAGGACGAACTGCTGCGGTTCTTCCGCCGTCACAAAACCGAGATGTCCTTAATGGAGAACCCGCACACGTTCCTCAACCAGCTCCGGGACCACGACCTGGTCCCAGAGGACCACTACAAG GAGGTGAGTCGCATGAAGAGTAAAGACAACATTAAGAAAGGTCTTTATGGGATTCTGGACTGGTTGGAGAAAGAACGATCAAAGAGCATCAAAAATTTCTGGAGGTGCGTCTTCAGGGAGAAAATCCTGAACCAGTACCCAACCCTGCGAGAGCTGCGCAACAGCCTCATGGACG GGTCTTTCCAATTTGAGACACAAGAGCCCGAGACGGTGGAAACGGAAGAGACGGACGAGGGGAAAAGGAAGGATCTTTCAGATGacgaggagggggaggagaatCAAGCGAGCTCAGTGAAAAAGAAGATGAAACTGAGAAGTGAAAAGAGCGTGTGCGATGATGAGGAAGAGCAGGCCGGTCCATCATCTCGCTCGTCTCCAAGGAAAAAGTCCCCAAAAA ccTCTCCACtgaagaagggagagaagaaTGACATTTGGACCTGGACCATGTTTAAGCACCAGTTCCCTGTGACCTGTGGACAAAAGGGGGGGATACTGAACAGAGACAGACTGGCTAAAG GGGAGGAGTGCATTGCGGTCGAGAAACAGTGGTTTACTCCCAATGAATTTCAGACGTTTGCGGGAAGGAAGAGCTGCAAGAACTGGAAGTGGAGCATTCGATGTAAGGACACCTCCCTGGGAAAACTTATAAAG GAAGGTCACCTGAAAGCAGGAAATTACAGAAGAAAGTGtaaaaag GCCAAGACATCATTGTTCCCATCTGGTGATGTAGTTACAG TgtctgaggaagaagaagataaagatgaagatgaagatgaggacTGTGATCAGGACAAGGAAGACCAGATTTCCTCAAGCAGCAAAGAAAGTTCCATGGCTGTCACAG atgaagaaggagaggaaCAACCTGAGCAGCAGCCAGAAGCCAGCCCTGACAGCGGCAGGAAGGTTTTCAAAGTCACATGTGGCGATTTAGCCGGGACCTTACACAAGAAACGATTTGCATCAG GCACTCGTGGGAAGAGTATTCGTACTGAGACGAGCTGGATGAGCCCAGTGGAGTTCATGAAGGAGGCGTCATGTCCGACAGATGCCTCCTGGAGGAAAGACATCAAGTACGAAGGGGAACCACTCAGTGTCCTCTTAGAG GCGAACATCTTGAGTACCGACTCACCGAACTGTACCTGCAGAAATTGCAAACCAAGTGTTATCGACCTG GAGAGTCAGGAAAAAGATGACGAGTGCAGCATCTGTAAAAGTGAGGAAGAAGAGTTGGTGGTGTGCGATCACTGCCCTCGCTCCTTCCACCAGAAATGTCACCTGCCTCATTTAGAAGACACCATTTTCGG AACCTACCGAGAGTCGAGTTACAGGGACGAGCTGGAAAGAGAAGCGGTCATGTCTCGCCAAATATTGCAAAGCATCCTG CAATGCCAGTATCTCCTTCTGTATCTGTCCAGCGCTGAGGAACAAAGATTTGCTTCAAACCGATGCCTCCAT TTGCAGAACTACTCCACGGTGATCAAGACTCCGATGTGGCTGGGTAACATAGCAGACAAACTCCAGGAGCAACTCTACAAGACCGTTGGAGAGTTTGTGTCCGACGTCCAGCTTATTTTCACCAACTGTGCTTCATACAACCGA GACAATGCTGAATACCTCGCGGCAGGAAACAGACTGAAGGAGTTATTTGACGGAGAAATGAAGAGTGTGTTCAACATCAGTGAATAG
- the LOC141780208 gene encoding pseudokinase FAM20A-like, protein MAVLDFLMGNMDRHHYETFEKFGNKTFLLHLDNGRAFGRHSRDEPSILAPLQQCCRIRRSTLLRLRLLSLPGFRLSDVMRESLVQDPLAGVAPLLSEPHLSALDRRLAAVLQVVQACQEHHADVIYNDLEGYDQEYDQQPD, encoded by the exons ATGGCTGTACTGGACTTCCTCATGG gcaacaTGGACAGACATCACTATGAGACGTTTGAGAAGTTTGGCAACAAGACTTTTCTGCTGCATCTGGATAACGGACGGGC GTTCGGGCGTCACTCTCGGGATGAGCCATCTATTCTAGCTCCTTTACAACAATGTTGcag GATCCGTCGCTCCACCCTCCTCCGCTTGCGTCTTTTGTCCCTCCCCGGATTCCGTCTGAGTGATGTCATGCGGGAGTCGCTGGTCCAGGATCCTCTGGCAGGCGTGGCCCCCCTCCTCTCTGAACCACACCTTTCTGCTCTGGACCGGCGCCTTGCAGCCGTCCTACAGGTGGTACAGGCCTGTCAGGAACACCACGCAGATGTCATTTACAACGACCTGGAAGGATACGATCAAGAGTACGATCAACAGCCtgactga
- the LOC141780196 gene encoding uncharacterized protein LOC141780196 isoform X3, whose protein sequence is MDPMDWLEEDELLRFFRRHKTEMSLMENPHTFLNQLRDHDLVPEDHYKEVSRMKSKDNIKKGLYGILDWLEKERSKSIKNFWRCVFREKILNQYPTLRELRNSLMDGSFQFETQEPETVETEETDEGKRKDLSDDEEGEENQASSVKKKMKLRSEKSVCDDEEEQAGPSSRSSPRKKSPKTSPLKKGEKNDIWTWTMFKHQFPVTCGQKGGILNRDRLAKGEECIAVEKQWFTPNEFQTFAGRKSCKNWKWSIRCKDTSLGKLIKEGHLKAGNYRRKCKKAKTSLFPSGDVVTVSEEEEDKDEDEDEDCDQDKEDQISSSSKESSMAVTDEEGEEQPEQQPEASPDSGRKVFKVTCGDLAGTLHKKRFASGTRGKSIRTETSWMSPVEFMKEASCPTDASWRKDIKYEGEPLSVLLEESQEKDDECSICKSEEEELVVCDHCPRSFHQKCHLPHLEDTIFGDGSKWMCTFCVFRTYRESSYRDELEREAVMSRQILQSILQCQYLLLYLSSAEEQRFASNRCLHLQNYSTVIKTPMWLGNIADKLQEQLYKTVGEFVSDVQLIFTNCASYNRDNAEYLAAGNRLKELFDGEMKSVFNISE, encoded by the exons ATGGACCCGATGGACTGGCTGGAGGAGGACGAACTGCTGCGGTTCTTCCGCCGTCACAAAACCGAGATGTCCTTAATGGAGAACCCGCACACGTTCCTCAACCAGCTCCGGGACCACGACCTGGTCCCAGAGGACCACTACAAG GAGGTGAGTCGCATGAAGAGTAAAGACAACATTAAGAAAGGTCTTTATGGGATTCTGGACTGGTTGGAGAAAGAACGATCAAAGAGCATCAAAAATTTCTGGAGGTGCGTCTTCAGGGAGAAAATCCTGAACCAGTACCCAACCCTGCGAGAGCTGCGCAACAGCCTCATGGACG GGTCTTTCCAATTTGAGACACAAGAGCCCGAGACGGTGGAAACGGAAGAGACGGACGAGGGGAAAAGGAAGGATCTTTCAGATGacgaggagggggaggagaatCAAGCGAGCTCAGTGAAAAAGAAGATGAAACTGAGAAGTGAAAAGAGCGTGTGCGATGATGAGGAAGAGCAGGCCGGTCCATCATCTCGCTCGTCTCCAAGGAAAAAGTCCCCAAAAA ccTCTCCACtgaagaagggagagaagaaTGACATTTGGACCTGGACCATGTTTAAGCACCAGTTCCCTGTGACCTGTGGACAAAAGGGGGGGATACTGAACAGAGACAGACTGGCTAAAG GGGAGGAGTGCATTGCGGTCGAGAAACAGTGGTTTACTCCCAATGAATTTCAGACGTTTGCGGGAAGGAAGAGCTGCAAGAACTGGAAGTGGAGCATTCGATGTAAGGACACCTCCCTGGGAAAACTTATAAAG GAAGGTCACCTGAAAGCAGGAAATTACAGAAGAAAGTGtaaaaag GCCAAGACATCATTGTTCCCATCTGGTGATGTAGTTACAG TgtctgaggaagaagaagataaagatgaagatgaagatgaggacTGTGATCAGGACAAGGAAGACCAGATTTCCTCAAGCAGCAAAGAAAGTTCCATGGCTGTCACAG atgaagaaggagaggaaCAACCTGAGCAGCAGCCAGAAGCCAGCCCTGACAGCGGCAGGAAGGTTTTCAAAGTCACATGTGGCGATTTAGCCGGGACCTTACACAAGAAACGATTTGCATCAG GCACTCGTGGGAAGAGTATTCGTACTGAGACGAGCTGGATGAGCCCAGTGGAGTTCATGAAGGAGGCGTCATGTCCGACAGATGCCTCCTGGAGGAAAGACATCAAGTACGAAGGGGAACCACTCAGTGTCCTCTTAGAG GAGAGTCAGGAAAAAGATGACGAGTGCAGCATCTGTAAAAGTGAGGAAGAAGAGTTGGTGGTGTGCGATCACTGCCCTCGCTCCTTCCACCAGAAATGTCACCTGCCTCATTTAGAAGACACCATTTTCGG ggaCGGTAGTAAATGGATGTGTACGTTCTGTGTATTCAGAACCTACCGAGAGTCGAGTTACAGGGACGAGCTGGAAAGAGAAGCGGTCATGTCTCGCCAAATATTGCAAAGCATCCTG CAATGCCAGTATCTCCTTCTGTATCTGTCCAGCGCTGAGGAACAAAGATTTGCTTCAAACCGATGCCTCCAT TTGCAGAACTACTCCACGGTGATCAAGACTCCGATGTGGCTGGGTAACATAGCAGACAAACTCCAGGAGCAACTCTACAAGACCGTTGGAGAGTTTGTGTCCGACGTCCAGCTTATTTTCACCAACTGTGCTTCATACAACCGA GACAATGCTGAATACCTCGCGGCAGGAAACAGACTGAAGGAGTTATTTGACGGAGAAATGAAGAGTGTGTTCAACATCAGTGAATAG